CGGAGCCACCCATTAATAGTAATGGAACTCTGTGCAAAGTTTCCTCCAGTAATATGAGTTACCACCCCTTGATCACTTATACTACCCCAAACATCTGACTGCATTTTCCAACTGAAATGGAATATTACTACGGAAATAGCATTGTACATCCAGAATAGTCCTAAGAAGACATGATCCCAAGCAGATACTTGACATGTTCCTCCTCTTCCCGGCCCATCACAAGGGAAACGAAAACCAAGATTTGCTTTATCTGGTATTAAACGCGAGCTACGAGCAAATAGAACACCTTTCAACAGTATCAATACCGTCACATGAATTGTAAATGCATGAATATGATGTACCAAAAAATCTGCCGTTCCTAATGGAATAGGTAACAAAGCTACTTTGCCACCCACTGCTACTAACTCACCGCCCCCCCAAGTCAAACTGGTGCTCGCTGTTTCACCAGGGGCTGTTACACCAGGTGCTAAAGCATGGGTATTTTGTATCCATTGAGCAAAGACTGGTTGTAATTGTATAGCAGTATCTGAAAACATATCTTGTGGACGCCCTAAAGCACTCATGGTATCATTATGAATATACAAACCAAAACTGTGGAAGCCTAGAAATATACATACCCAGTTGAGATGTGATATGATTGCATCGCGATGCCTCAGGACACGATCTAATAAATCGTTATATCGATTAGTTGGATCATAGTCTCTTACCATAAAAATGGCTGCATGCGCAGCAGCACCAACTATGAGAAATCCACCAATCCACATGTGATGTGTGAACAATGACAGTTGTGTAGCATAGTCAGTAGCTAGATATGGATAAGGGGGCATGGAATACATATGGTGAGCTACAATAATGGTTAAAGAGCCTAACATAGCTAGGTTAAGAGATAATTGAGCATGCCATGATGTTGTTAGAATTTCATATAGGCCTTTATGGCCTTGGCCTGTAAATGGACCTTTATGAGCCTCTAAAATATCTTTTATACCATGACCAATACCCCAGTTGGTCCTATACATATGACCCGCGATTAGAAAAAGAATTGCGATAGCTAAATGATGATGTGCTATATCGGTTAACCATAGACCCCCAGTCACTGGATCTAATCCGCCACGAAAAGTAAGAAATTCCGAGTATTTTGACCAATTTAAGGTAAAAAAGGGAGTTGCTCCTTCAGCAAAACTTGGATAAAGTTGAGCCAAAAGATCCCGATTCAAGATAAATTCATGAGGAAGCGGTATTTCTTTAGGATCTACTCCAGCGTTTAGAAATTGGTTAATCGGTAAAGATACATGTACTTGATGTCCTGCCCAAGAAAGGGACCCAAGTCCTAGTAGCCCTGCTAAATGGTGATTCAACATAGATTCTACATCTTGGAACCAAGCCAATTTTGGAGCTGCTTTGTGATAATGGAACCAACCAGCAAAAAGCATTAAGGCTGCGAAGACCAATGCGCCAATTGCGGTACAATAAAGTTGTAATTCACTAGTTATTCCGGATGCTCGCCAAATCTGAAAAAAGCCTGAGGTTATTTGTATTCCTCGGAAGCCTCCGCCCACATCTCCATTCAGGATTTCTTGGCCCACTATTGGCCAAACCACCTGAGCACTAGGTCCAATGTGAGTAGGATCACTCAGCCATGCTTCATAATTGGAAAAACGAGCACCATGGAAATACATGCCACTCAGCCAAAGAAAGATGATAGAGAGTTGGCCGAAATGGGCACTAAATACTTTTCGAGAGATTTCCTCCAAATCACTGGTATGACTATCAAAATCGTGAGCATCAGCATGTAGGTTCCAGATCCAAGTGGTAGTATCAGGTCCCTTAGCTATTGTTCTTGAGAAATGACCGGGTTTAGCCCATTCCTCGAAAGAAGTTTTTATGGGATCCCTATCTACCAAAATTTTGACTTCTGGTTCCGGCGAACGAATAATCATTGAGTCCTCCTCTTTCCGGACAACACATACAAAGAAACCCGCCAACAGTCACTCAAGTAATTAGTGAACCGATGATAGATACTTAGAATTTTTTTTTCTTTCTCTTCTATCTTCCATCTATTCATCTATTTTCTTTAGTTATTCACTAGAGCAATTATGATCTGGAAGTCGATCTGGGGCAAGTGTTCGGATCTATTATGACATATCCATAGGGTGCTCAACGGACCCTTTTTTATAATTAAAAAAAGTTTTAGCGCCTTTACATTGGTACACAAAGAGCTTTTTTTATAACCTAATCGAGTGTATTCATATTTCAATTATTAAGTTCCGAAATGTAGCCTATTTTTTTTATAGATAATATTATCCTATTTCAATAAATGCTTATTAGTCATTACTAAGAAAAAGTCTAGTATTGATATTTAGTCATTTTGAAATATCTTTTATTGGTTTTAGTTTTAATAGTAGAAAATAACAAATAGAAAAAACTAAATATATAGATATTCTCATATTCATGTACTACTTACCCCTAGAGACTACCAGATAAAATAGAACGATTTGAGAAAAGGATATAATGAAATTTTTGTCTTTTATTGGTTCTTCTAATAGAAACAAGGATCTGTTTTATTTGACCGAGAGGACCAAGAAACCAAAAAACAATTAATTATAAAAACAAATAGCAAATATTATAGAATAGAATAAAAAAAAAAAGAAACAAAGGGAAAGTTCTTATTCGAAGCGCCTCGTGATCGTCAACCAATTCTGTGCTTCAATATAATTACCAGGAGTAAGCGTTATAGCCTGTTTCCAATACTCAGCGGCTTGAGCGAACCAAGCCTCCGCCATTTCAGAATCTCCTTGTTGAATGGCCTGTTCTCCACGGTCGGAATAGGCGGATCAATTCCCTCCCTGAGAACCGTACTTGAGAGTTTCCTACCTCATACGGCTCGACAACCAACTCTTTTGTTTTGGTGTACCAGTTTTTTAACTTTAACCTACTTTGAACTTTATATCTAATTGAATGTCTAATTGAATGAGATTTCTTATAGATTTTTTGTTTTTCTTGGATTAAACAAAAGAGAGTAATTACATGAGTTTCAAACTTTCATTTTGATTTAATTAATATATTAATTAATATAATAAGTTTTATCTTTTCTCCTACCTTCAGAAAAAAAAGCATGTCCACTGTTATTAGATATTAGAATTTTCTGAAAGGTAACTATCCCGCTTTCATATAAAAATTTATATAGAATCTTTGAAAAAGACTTTTTCATACTTCATAAAAAAGAAAAAGACTTACTGTCTTTAGGATCTGATGCTACACCGCTGCTCAATACCTTCGGGGATTACTCTATTACATAAGTAGATTCCTAAGATTTATCTCATATTATGATATAAATAAACAGCTCTTGTTGTGTCGGTCCAAAACCTTTCCAATTGATCTTTACGGTGCTTCCTCTATCAATTAAATCTTTTTTTATCCATAGAAAAGAAAGTATTTAGGCATATCTAGTCTTCACTTCATATTTCGATGGATGAAGTTTAGTTATTTGCTACAGCTGATAAAAATCGTTTTAGGCGATGCTTATGTAGAAAGCCCTTTTTTTGTGTTTCTAGTATTTTATTGACTAGCGTTCGTTCTTTTTTTCTATAGTGGAGATAGTCGCACGTAATGACAGATCACAGCCATATTATTAAAAGCTTGTGGTAAAAAGGGGTTTCGTTCTAATGCCCGAAAATAATATTCTAAAGCTTTGGTATGTTCCCCATTACTTGTATGGATAAGGCCTATATTATAGAGTATATAACTTCGATCATAGGGGTCAATTTCTAGTCGCATAGCTTCATAATAATTCTGTAATGCTTCCGCATAATTTCCTTCAGATTGAGCCGACATCCGTTACGGTCGTCATTCGCTTTAACGAACTCTCCGTTTCAGAACCGTATGTGAGATTTTCATCTCATACGGCTCCTCCTTTAGGTGCATAATGAAAATAATATATGTAAAAATGTGATGTCATTATGAACTAAGCGGGGCTAATGTTTTTACAAGAAATCCCTAGCCAACCTTCTTGCAAAAGATCTTTTCTTACTACCAAGTGGGTTCATGCTAGATAAAAATAAAAAAGGAAACTCTAAAAATTTCTTTGTTCTCAACGCCCCTAAGTTTCCAGGAATTAGTCACTTCAACAGTCTTCAATGGTTATACGGGTATCCAAAATACGAACGAGATGGATGTTTATTGTTCCAACCATTTTAATTAGTCCCAATCCCAACGAAGAAGAAGAAAGGGAATCATTTTTAAGAAAGTTTTCGTGTTGTTGATTTCTCGGCGTAGTGCTTCTTCCCCTATGCCTCCTATTCGTATATTGTATTAGTGTAGTAGGATTGATCTGTAATACGGGAACCATAGGTAAAAACCTTTTGCTCAATACTATAATTCACAATTGAAGC
This DNA window, taken from Arabidopsis thaliana chloroplast, complete genome, encodes the following:
- the ycf3 gene encoding photosystem I assembly protein Ycf3, which produces MPRSRINGNFIDKTFTIVADILLRVIPTTSGEKEAFTYYRDGMSAQSEGNYAEALQNYYEAMRLEIDPYDRSYILYNIGLIHTSNGEHTKALEYYFRALERNPFLPQAFNNMAVICHYRGEQAIQQGDSEMAEAWFAQAAEYWKQAITLTPGNYIEAQNWLTITRRFE
- the psaA gene encoding photosystem I P700 chlorophyll a apoprotein A1 (PsaA), translating into MIIRSPEPEVKILVDRDPIKTSFEEWAKPGHFSRTIAKGPDTTTWIWNLHADAHDFDSHTSDLEEISRKVFSAHFGQLSIIFLWLSGMYFHGARFSNYEAWLSDPTHIGPSAQVVWPIVGQEILNGDVGGGFRGIQITSGFFQIWRASGITSELQLYCTAIGALVFAALMLFAGWFHYHKAAPKLAWFQDVESMLNHHLAGLLGLGSLSWAGHQVHVSLPINQFLNAGVDPKEIPLPHEFILNRDLLAQLYPSFAEGATPFFTLNWSKYSEFLTFRGGLDPVTGGLWLTDIAHHHLAIAILFLIAGHMYRTNWGIGHGIKDILEAHKGPFTGQGHKGLYEILTTSWHAQLSLNLAMLGSLTIIVAHHMYSMPPYPYLATDYATQLSLFTHHMWIGGFLIVGAAAHAAIFMVRDYDPTNRYNDLLDRVLRHRDAIISHLNWVCIFLGFHSFGLYIHNDTMSALGRPQDMFSDTAIQLQPVFAQWIQNTHALAPGVTAPGETASTSLTWGGGELVAVGGKVALLPIPLGTADFLVHHIHAFTIHVTVLILLKGVLFARSSRLIPDKANLGFRFPCDGPGRGGTCQVSAWDHVFLGLFWMYNAISVVIFHFSWKMQSDVWGSISDQGVVTHITGGNFAQSSITINGWLRDFLWAQASQVIQSYGSSLSAYGLFFLGAHFVWAFSLMFLFSGRGYWQELIESIVWAHNKLKVAPATQPRALSIIQGRAVGVTHYLLGGIATTWAFFLARIIAVG